The following nucleotide sequence is from Bactrocera oleae isolate idBacOlea1 chromosome 2, idBacOlea1, whole genome shotgun sequence.
ttaatttattaaatttactatttatcataatttcatattatatatgtctatatgtatgtatatattaatttgatttataaCAATTCATTGAAGTTTTAAAGAACTTCTTAAAAGAGTGCAAAGTTCGTATAATTTTCTAACCTGtgatttatttctatttatgtttcattatttattagttcaaaaaatctagtttttatttatttattttttttttttcttacatagATTCGCACATAGCGAGAGGTCACTCAAGAATTGTACGAAAACAATTTTACGGACAGTATTTTATAGCTCTTCTCTacacaattaataaataagttaCACTGTATGCTATATCTTTttgagtttgttgttgtttttttgtttttcgttttttctgCATTTGATTTCACTTCGTCCTGTATGTGTAGGTGTGTATGATTTTCTGAAAAGTTGGCAAAAGTGTCTTCTCTAAAATACACATTTActtatttgattttgtttgttattttttgcgtGTATCTCCTGcttctttaaatatatacttatacttttcatatataaaatgtgtACTGTTTCGTTTTATCGCCTTTGAAAAtcgttgaaatataatatatgttttcatagcaaaaaatatatgtatttatgtatatttgtgtatgtgtcttctttaatatttgctcaattggtttattttgtataattttttatttgcatgttttggtttaatttttttttgtaataattgctaacaacaaatgttttattttataaatatttattaattaaaatttatttaacgatATACTTATTTGAGAGCAACTACTTTTCGACCGCTAAAGGCAATGCCAACTCCAACTGCTTTATCACGAGCCTGGTGTGGTCGTTGTGCTTGTCGTTCCTCGTCCGAAACGTGGCAAATAGAGGCCGAATTTCGATTCAATACCATTGAGCAGCGGCACAGCAGCACGATAGCCACCAATGTGGTCTGAGTTTAATCTTTGTGTGGTCTCGTCGAGAACCTTTGGCTTGGTCACCACCGAACCGGTTGGGTGTGAGCCGCCGAAATCGACATAGAAGAGACGCTGCAGCAACTCATAAGTGACCAAGGTTACACCGAATTGTGGCGAAGAACGGAAGACACGAGCTGCAATGAAAGTGTGaagattttttaatacatttctcCACATAGCTGTGCTTAATTTATGCACAGTTTCAAAACTTACCAGCAGTTCCCTTCCAGAAGGCGCGTGGTCCCTCTTCGGCCATGATTTTCTTTGTGGCATCCCACACGCCCGTGTAAGTGGTCTGACCTGAACGCGCCACGACCTGCAGACGAGTTTTGATCACATCCGCAGGCGTTACGAGCGAAGCAGCGGGTACACCAGCAATAGCACCAGCCGCCAGCAAGGTTAATGGATGATTATAGCTAATTAGTGagatagaaaaaacaaaaacaagttttatTTCCGAAACGCCTTACAATTAATGCCCGACATGACTCACCCATCTTCGTCGGCGAACAGTGATTTTGTGTGCGCATAAGCGGGGAAGTAGATAGCAGAGAATGGCACATCGCGCAGCAAGCAGGCGCGTGCACCTTTGTACAAGCCAAACAAACCCAGATCACGAACAACAGATAAGGCACGTACTTTAGCTCCGCCTGCGATTTCACCGGCAACTTGGAGACGAATTTTGACGATTTCCAAAGGATTGGTGAACACCACTTGTGAGCCACCGGCCTGAAAGCAAGCATATAAAGTAACAGTTAGCCAAGTTAATATTTTCCTAAGTAGTACGGTCAAAAAAAGCTCGCCTGAGTACGCATTCCGTGCAAGCGCTAAGTAAGCTTAGGTAAGCTCTTATCTCTGCATGtggaaattatgaaaaaatgctTTGCAAAACTCTACGCGTTGTATTGAGACAAGATTTTTCGACTACTTACACAAGCGCCGGACATAATTTCGGACCACAACGGTATCACACCCTGTTTATCGGTAAACTTGTCACGCACTAAATCATTCACAGTCAGCTTGATAGCTTTCTCCGGAGCCACGCCCATCAGCTGGGGCAACAAGCCACGATACAAGCCGAGTACACCCTCGTGACGTATAACCTATAAcggtatattaaataaatagaacAAAAGTCCTCAAAACACAAATCTCAAATTATTCATTTACCTTCTTAAAGCAATCCCATGAGTTTCTGTAAGCGATTTCTCCAATAAAAGAGCCTGTGCGTTGATTTTGCATGCGTGTCTTTACCAAATCAATAGGGTACACCACAGTAGCACCAACAGCTAATTGGATAGAGAAATTTTATAAGTTTCATATATgatatgtttaataaaaagtattgcTCACCGCCGGCCAGCGAACCGAGCGTGAAACGATAAGTGCTCTCCAAAATCTGTATGCCCAGCGAACGATCCGCAGGACTCTCAACGGCCTTGATCTCCGCCAAACGGGTCGTGATATGCTTTGTATAATGCTCTGGCGAAATGTTGTTCAGATCATTATACACGATGCGCCTGAAGATAAATAGGGTGTTATTGATTGTTTTTCGAAGTGTTTtgagaaaacatattttaagttaaataacAGTGAATAAGCGTAGAGGtatgatatatacattttaataaaaaacggtCAATATTAGAGGGGAAAAAATTGCGGAAAgggaaattgtatattaaaaagtttaacgatcaaattatatatatgtatgtatatctgcaatTATTGTGAATTGtacaaaaactatattaaagATATTGCAAAGCTCCACTTGTTTTCAAAACTTATGATGACAAATGTGTCTGACATATCTAAGTATGTGtgatattagaaataaaatatatttttttcaatataaatacatacatacaaacacatatacatgtatatgacGTCATAATAGGAAAGAaaccatttttgaaaataactaGCAAAGGGAAAACGTAAAAAGAACACGCACAAATAAACACCACAATTGCAACCGTTCACTTGCCTATTGGGATCAATCTTTTTGCGTCGCCACcaactattttttataacaatacaCAATATGGTTATAACATAATTGATGTTAACATTTGAAGAGAGGACGAGAAAATAGAGAGACAACACGGGatagttaataatatttcaatcagAGAAATAAATTTACGTTTTTAATTCTAATGTGAGAATGCGATGGACACAAATGTAAATCCTGAATAATTGATGgacttgtatatgtaaatatttatgtatgtgtgcaaataAAAAGATAACTACCTGATGTACCTTATGCCCACAAATTTCCtactattatatttaaatacagagttccagtaaaaattttgaattattcaaTTTCATAGCACCCAGACTCTTCTGTCGCTTACCGTGACGGAAGGCGCAAAATAAAGTTTAAGAGTTTCCCGACTCACTTTTTCTTAGTAGAACATGAGTACAATCTCCGTTcgcctgtccgtctgtatatacgcgaacaatTCTtacagttttagagatatcgatattaaattttgaatacgTCCTTTtgtcaccaagaagctgctcatttaaaatatatttttatccaagtcatcgctacaatctccgaacaagttgttcagatcgaacaattatagcatataactgccgtACAACTGACCAATCAAGTTCAAgtccttgtacggaaaacttttaattgacaacatattatatattcacgaaattgggCATAGATTATTACTTAAAGCATCGCTACATTccctgaacaaattgttcagatcgaatctcta
It contains:
- the aralar1 gene encoding calcium-binding mitochondrial carrier protein Aralar1 isoform X2, translated to MVEKKELNEGSSFLKRASTDKLREVFLKYASLQKDGDYYMTSEDFVRKFLGLFTDATFNDESVRLLASIADTSKDGLISFVEFQAFEGLLCTPDALYKTAFQLFDRKGNGTIHYSDFVDIVQKTELHSKIPFNLDSSFIKRYFGEKKNRTISYAEFTQLLHDFHEEYAMEAFRSKDPAGSGYISPLDFQDVIVKVKRHLLTPVVKDNLVAVTEGHKVSFPYFIAFTSLLNNMELIKRIYLHATQGNRNEPVTKDELLYAAQTMSQITPLEIDILFQLTGALHQTGRIVYNDLNNISPEHYTKHITTRLAEIKAVESPADRSLGIQILESTYRFTLGSLAGAVGATVVYPIDLVKTRMQNQRTGSFIGEIAYRNSWDCFKKVIRHEGVLGLYRGLLPQLMGVAPEKAIKLTVNDLVRDKFTDKQGVIPLWSEIMSGACAGGSQVVFTNPLEIVKIRLQVAGEIAGGAKVRALSVVRDLGLFGLYKGARACLLRDVPFSAIYFPAYAHTKSLFADEDGYNHPLTLLAAGAIAGVPAASLVTPADVIKTRLQVVARSGQTTYTGVWDATKKIMAEEGPRAFWKGTAARVFRSSPQFGVTLVTYELLQRLFYVDFGGSHPTGSVVTKPKVLDETTQRLNSDHIGGYRAAVPLLNGIESKFGLYLPRFGRGTTSTTTTPGS
- the aralar1 gene encoding calcium-binding mitochondrial carrier protein Aralar1 isoform X1 gives rise to the protein MNINCPSHWILQPVQCQDGSSFLKRASTDKLREVFLKYASLQKDGDYYMTSEDFVRKFLGLFTDATFNDESVRLLASIADTSKDGLISFVEFQAFEGLLCTPDALYKTAFQLFDRKGNGTIHYSDFVDIVQKTELHSKIPFNLDSSFIKRYFGEKKNRTISYAEFTQLLHDFHEEYAMEAFRSKDPAGSGYISPLDFQDVIVKVKRHLLTPVVKDNLVAVTEGHKVSFPYFIAFTSLLNNMELIKRIYLHATQGNRNEPVTKDELLYAAQTMSQITPLEIDILFQLTGALHQTGRIVYNDLNNISPEHYTKHITTRLAEIKAVESPADRSLGIQILESTYRFTLGSLAGAVGATVVYPIDLVKTRMQNQRTGSFIGEIAYRNSWDCFKKVIRHEGVLGLYRGLLPQLMGVAPEKAIKLTVNDLVRDKFTDKQGVIPLWSEIMSGACAGGSQVVFTNPLEIVKIRLQVAGEIAGGAKVRALSVVRDLGLFGLYKGARACLLRDVPFSAIYFPAYAHTKSLFADEDGYNHPLTLLAAGAIAGVPAASLVTPADVIKTRLQVVARSGQTTYTGVWDATKKIMAEEGPRAFWKGTAARVFRSSPQFGVTLVTYELLQRLFYVDFGGSHPTGSVVTKPKVLDETTQRLNSDHIGGYRAAVPLLNGIESKFGLYLPRFGRGTTSTTTTPGS
- the aralar1 gene encoding calcium-binding mitochondrial carrier protein Aralar1 isoform X3, with product MPQSGSSFLKRASTDKLREVFLKYASLQKDGDYYMTSEDFVRKFLGLFTDATFNDESVRLLASIADTSKDGLISFVEFQAFEGLLCTPDALYKTAFQLFDRKGNGTIHYSDFVDIVQKTELHSKIPFNLDSSFIKRYFGEKKNRTISYAEFTQLLHDFHEEYAMEAFRSKDPAGSGYISPLDFQDVIVKVKRHLLTPVVKDNLVAVTEGHKVSFPYFIAFTSLLNNMELIKRIYLHATQGNRNEPVTKDELLYAAQTMSQITPLEIDILFQLTGALHQTGRIVYNDLNNISPEHYTKHITTRLAEIKAVESPADRSLGIQILESTYRFTLGSLAGAVGATVVYPIDLVKTRMQNQRTGSFIGEIAYRNSWDCFKKVIRHEGVLGLYRGLLPQLMGVAPEKAIKLTVNDLVRDKFTDKQGVIPLWSEIMSGACAGGSQVVFTNPLEIVKIRLQVAGEIAGGAKVRALSVVRDLGLFGLYKGARACLLRDVPFSAIYFPAYAHTKSLFADEDGYNHPLTLLAAGAIAGVPAASLVTPADVIKTRLQVVARSGQTTYTGVWDATKKIMAEEGPRAFWKGTAARVFRSSPQFGVTLVTYELLQRLFYVDFGGSHPTGSVVTKPKVLDETTQRLNSDHIGGYRAAVPLLNGIESKFGLYLPRFGRGTTSTTTTPGS